From a single Paenibacillus sp. FSL R5-0345 genomic region:
- a CDS encoding winged helix-turn-helix transcriptional regulator: MTTAKSTNNYIPKTPLTIECNVEKTLEVLGGKWAFLVLRELFDGTQRFGALQRKITNVSPRALTSTLRHLEEHGVLERHVFPTVPVTVEYSLTPKGEDLHQILKEMKLWSAKWT; the protein is encoded by the coding sequence TTGACAACAGCTAAATCTACCAATAATTATATCCCTAAAACCCCACTTACTATTGAATGTAATGTAGAAAAAACCCTTGAAGTGTTGGGCGGAAAATGGGCTTTTCTCGTATTAAGAGAGTTATTCGACGGCACCCAACGCTTTGGAGCGCTTCAGCGAAAAATCACTAATGTTAGCCCCCGCGCGTTGACTAGTACTCTTCGCCATTTAGAGGAACACGGTGTACTAGAACGCCATGTTTTTCCTACCGTGCCGGTAACAGTGGAATATTCTTTAACTCCAAAAGGTGAGGATTTACATCAAATTTTGAAGGAAATGAAGCTATGGTCGGCCAAATGGACGTAG
- a CDS encoding NAD-dependent epimerase/dehydratase family protein produces the protein MAKVVVTGGSGMLGRWVVRHFVEQGYEVVNVDTQKSTDSLCQTIIADLNNLGEVYGVLAGADAVVHLAAIPAANIKTSEVTFQNNVGSTYNILEAAAGLGIRKAVIASSESSYGICFAVNPLGPQYVPMDEEHPQLPEDSYGLSKVVNEKTAEMFQRRTGIQVVSLRIGNVIDPSTYERFPSFIHDPAQRDRILWSYIDTRDVATACQLAIETDGLGAVALNICADETSMAVPSRELMAARYPEVTDFRQPLEGHESLLSNAKAKKLLNWQPKHLWRDYVNE, from the coding sequence ATGGCGAAAGTAGTTGTTACTGGCGGAAGCGGGATGCTCGGCAGATGGGTCGTCCGACATTTTGTAGAACAAGGGTATGAGGTTGTGAATGTGGATACGCAAAAATCTACAGATTCCTTGTGCCAAACGATCATTGCTGATTTGAATAACTTAGGTGAAGTGTATGGCGTACTTGCAGGCGCTGATGCAGTTGTACATCTGGCTGCAATCCCAGCCGCAAATATAAAGACGAGTGAAGTCACCTTTCAAAATAATGTAGGTTCCACCTATAACATTCTGGAGGCTGCTGCTGGACTGGGCATTCGCAAAGCTGTTATTGCTTCCAGTGAATCCTCATATGGCATCTGTTTTGCGGTTAACCCATTGGGTCCGCAGTATGTGCCTATGGATGAGGAACATCCACAATTACCTGAGGATAGTTACGGTCTATCTAAAGTTGTGAATGAAAAGACAGCAGAGATGTTCCAGCGCAGAACGGGTATACAAGTCGTTTCCCTAAGAATCGGAAATGTCATTGACCCATCGACGTATGAACGTTTCCCTTCCTTCATTCATGATCCTGCGCAGCGCGATCGGATTCTGTGGAGCTATATTGATACACGGGATGTAGCGACAGCTTGCCAATTGGCGATTGAAACGGACGGATTGGGCGCAGTTGCTCTTAATATATGCGCAGATGAGACCAGCATGGCTGTTCCTAGCAGAGAGTTAATGGCTGCACGTTATCCAGAGGTGACGGATTTCCGCCAGCCGCTGGAAGGCCATGAGTCGTTACTCAGCAATGCGAAGGCGAAGAAGCTGTTGAATTGGCAGCCAAAGCACTTATGGCGTGATTACGTTAACGAATAA
- a CDS encoding class I SAM-dependent methyltransferase, with translation MPTHPFVSRFFVNSDASREKLIYDLPESWWSRPFEYEWCINFISPHGVVLDAACGIPHPLKFYLAGVCAEVYACDMDSRVIYREDILDTITNEIGEKAAKQVIARRTNNLHLAQANLADLPYEDESFDTIFCISVLEHLTLEDTVGTLREFHRTLNEEGLLVLTFDYPTVNLNLMNDLLLQAGFQYWGETDFELPADAVYTDLWGGLNCFRAVLKKTKG, from the coding sequence ATGCCAACACATCCCTTTGTCTCGCGTTTTTTTGTAAACTCAGATGCAAGCCGTGAGAAGTTAATTTATGATTTGCCAGAATCCTGGTGGAGCCGTCCCTTTGAATATGAGTGGTGTATTAACTTCATTTCTCCTCATGGGGTTGTGCTGGATGCAGCCTGCGGAATTCCTCATCCCTTGAAATTTTATTTAGCCGGGGTTTGTGCAGAAGTCTATGCTTGCGATATGGACAGCAGGGTGATTTACCGGGAGGACATCTTAGATACGATTACAAATGAGATCGGGGAAAAAGCGGCGAAGCAGGTTATAGCGAGAAGAACAAACAACTTGCATCTTGCTCAGGCCAATCTTGCAGATCTGCCTTATGAGGATGAGAGCTTTGATACTATTTTTTGTATCTCGGTCCTGGAGCATTTGACCTTAGAGGATACGGTGGGTACTTTACGGGAGTTTCACCGAACGTTGAACGAAGAAGGGCTATTGGTATTAACGTTTGATTACCCAACGGTAAACTTAAATCTAATGAATGATCTGCTGCTGCAAGCTGGATTTCAGTATTGGGGGGAGACCGACTTTGAGTTGCCTGCGGATGCTGTATATACAGATTTGTGGGGTGGGTTAAATTGCTTCCGAGCTGTTTTGAAAAAAACAAAGGGATAA
- a CDS encoding RNA polymerase sigma factor: MKPGQLHQILQPKMLEIQKYLIRLGAPAADAEDIVQDTVYKALLYIDSIDENKFSAWLYKVAINRYYDLCRRSKRIIIPIDYVDVPDTELPEDHLLLKEKREDIDRVLAELQPLHKQLIIMKYELELSYQEIAELLGITTDTVKSALFRARKQFQKKYRGEAE; this comes from the coding sequence ATGAAGCCCGGGCAGCTACATCAGATACTTCAACCCAAAATGCTAGAAATCCAAAAATACTTGATTCGTCTCGGGGCACCTGCAGCCGACGCGGAAGATATCGTACAGGATACGGTGTATAAGGCTCTATTGTATATCGACTCTATTGATGAGAACAAATTCAGTGCATGGCTATATAAAGTAGCGATCAATCGCTACTATGATCTGTGCCGCCGCAGCAAACGTATAATCATTCCTATTGACTATGTCGATGTGCCGGATACGGAACTTCCGGAGGATCATTTGTTGCTAAAAGAAAAACGGGAAGACATTGACCGCGTGCTTGCAGAACTGCAACCGCTCCATAAACAACTCATTATTATGAAGTATGAACTGGAGTTGTCCTATCAGGAGATAGCAGAGCTCCTCGGAATCACGACAGATACAGTCAAGTCGGCATTGTTTCGTGCCCGCAAGCAATTCCAAAAAAAGTATAGAGGTGAAGCGGAATGA
- a CDS encoding SDR family oxidoreductase yields MKVLFIGGTGLISQAVSPLAVEQGIELYLFNRGQRGEFVPDGAKVIQGDIRNPAEAAEVLRDYEFDVVVDWIAFTPEHVQTDINLFTGKTKQYIFISSASAYQKPQRNYIITEETLLENPYWEYSRNKIACEQLLMEAHKNSGFPVTIVRPSHTYGNTAIPAALTSGQHPWSLIDRIRRGLPLVIHGDGTSLWTLTHNSDFAKGFVGLLGHPEAIGEAIHITSDEVLNWNQIYAAIGQAAGVEPKVVHISTDFITAFSPPGTADGLIGDQAVSSVFDNRKIKRLVPDFQAAVPFSEGIKQSIAWFEAHPDQCTVDAEWSALLDHLIEKHGVEAKPLSFYS; encoded by the coding sequence ATGAAGGTATTATTTATCGGAGGTACGGGACTGATTAGCCAGGCTGTATCCCCGCTCGCCGTAGAACAAGGAATAGAGCTGTATTTGTTCAACAGAGGACAAAGAGGCGAATTCGTTCCGGATGGGGCGAAGGTGATTCAAGGTGACATTCGTAATCCGGCGGAGGCTGCCGAAGTATTGCGAGATTATGAATTTGACGTAGTGGTAGACTGGATTGCTTTTACACCGGAACATGTGCAGACAGATATTAACCTGTTTACAGGTAAAACGAAGCAGTATATTTTTATCAGCTCGGCCTCGGCTTATCAGAAGCCACAGCGTAATTATATAATCACAGAAGAGACACTCCTGGAGAATCCTTATTGGGAATACTCGAGAAATAAAATTGCTTGCGAGCAGCTATTGATGGAAGCACACAAGAACAGCGGATTCCCGGTTACGATTGTTCGTCCTTCCCATACTTACGGAAATACAGCCATCCCTGCGGCACTCACGAGCGGACAGCATCCTTGGTCCTTGATTGATCGTATCCGTCGTGGCTTGCCTTTAGTCATCCATGGAGATGGAACATCTTTGTGGACACTGACGCATAACTCAGATTTTGCCAAAGGGTTCGTCGGATTGCTTGGGCATCCGGAAGCGATTGGGGAGGCCATTCATATTACTTCTGATGAGGTGTTGAACTGGAATCAGATCTATGCGGCCATTGGGCAAGCGGCAGGTGTGGAGCCGAAAGTGGTTCATATCTCTACAGACTTTATCACAGCCTTCTCCCCTCCAGGGACGGCGGATGGCTTGATCGGCGATCAAGCGGTCAGCAGTGTTTTTGACAATCGTAAAATCAAACGTCTCGTGCCTGACTTCCAGGCTGCCGTTCCTTTCTCTGAAGGGATAAAGCAGTCAATTGCTTGGTTCGAGGCTCATCCTGATCAATGCACAGTCGATGCGGAATGGTCTGCTTTACTAGATCATTTGATCGAGAAACATGGAGTTGAGGCCAAGCCTCTATCCTTTTACTCATAA
- a CDS encoding anti-sigma factor produces MTAPWEQKDDQNLSKIIKKAKRKTMIRNTVISLVVTVIVLFGGMLGISQLTSWLAMRGLDEERIMMEISSPNLHELRTDLDLGFLSGKVELSTYKVVEGVPVVWDTKKLDFSMSSRFSLLNRGYSSINVPDPVMTSQNYEYYRGYNSQNGQREMMFYVPGVNYNGKVLNDLPALEQMDPGKLVEMAVSFDKSYTQAEVEKMLPTELTQTWYWVDTYDNKKKLEFITNDSSPDKYALPESARQVYGYGVKWEGLFKPKPEDFLQSLAYGLQKEGKYYGEFERISNYLKKDKAAPDASDVQLLGVVVTGTAKELQSLRGKPYVNTAVLGAVVDKY; encoded by the coding sequence ATGACAGCACCATGGGAACAAAAGGATGATCAAAACCTTTCAAAAATAATTAAGAAAGCAAAACGAAAAACAATGATTCGTAATACGGTCATTTCTTTGGTCGTGACTGTTATAGTATTGTTCGGCGGCATGCTGGGTATCTCTCAACTGACTAGCTGGTTAGCGATGCGCGGGCTGGATGAGGAGAGGATCATGATGGAAATTAGCAGTCCTAATCTTCATGAGCTGAGAACTGACCTGGATCTAGGATTTTTATCGGGCAAAGTTGAACTTAGTACGTACAAGGTTGTTGAAGGTGTACCTGTCGTGTGGGATACTAAAAAGCTGGATTTTAGTATGAGCAGCCGCTTTTCTCTGCTTAATAGGGGATATTCTAGTATAAATGTTCCTGACCCAGTAATGACAAGCCAAAATTACGAATACTACCGAGGATATAACAGTCAGAATGGACAGCGGGAGATGATGTTCTATGTGCCAGGAGTAAACTATAACGGAAAGGTGCTGAACGACCTGCCTGCACTCGAACAAATGGATCCCGGTAAGCTGGTAGAGATGGCAGTTTCATTTGATAAAAGCTATACGCAGGCTGAAGTTGAAAAAATGCTGCCAACAGAACTGACGCAGACTTGGTATTGGGTAGATACGTATGACAATAAGAAGAAGCTTGAGTTTATTACGAATGACAGTAGCCCGGATAAGTATGCCTTACCGGAATCAGCGAGACAAGTATACGGTTACGGTGTCAAATGGGAAGGGTTATTTAAACCAAAACCAGAGGATTTTTTACAATCACTAGCATATGGGCTTCAGAAAGAGGGCAAGTATTACGGAGAATTTGAGCGAATCTCGAACTATTTGAAAAAGGATAAAGCGGCACCGGATGCCAGTGACGTACAGCTATTGGGAGTTGTTGTTACAGGAACTGCTAAGGAGCTGCAAAGCCTTAGAGGAAAACCGTATGTAAATACGGCAGTACTCGGCGCAGTTGTGGATAAATACTAG
- a CDS encoding HAD family hydrolase, which yields MSNEVQGTELNAVHSVLNKPEAIVFDMDGTLFQTESLLLPAYHKMFDILREEGLYVGPTPPEERILSSLGMLLADIWKKVMPDADEAVHRRADELLLQLEVEGLEAGGTLLYPQVVETLTALKERGVRLFVASNGLEEYIHSIVVVHELKELFEGLYSAGGQGTATKTELLRILLDNHGIKSAWMVGDRSSDVEAGKGNAQTVIGCAYAGFGRQDELKGSDVIITSFDELIDFYDNALVSE from the coding sequence ATGAGTAATGAGGTACAAGGAACAGAGCTGAATGCAGTTCACTCGGTGTTGAACAAGCCGGAAGCGATTGTTTTTGATATGGATGGAACATTGTTCCAGACTGAAAGTCTTTTATTACCTGCATATCATAAGATGTTCGATATTTTGCGGGAAGAGGGACTATATGTAGGACCAACGCCACCGGAAGAGCGTATTCTAAGCAGTTTAGGGATGCTGCTGGCAGACATTTGGAAGAAGGTTATGCCTGATGCCGATGAGGCGGTGCACCGCCGGGCAGATGAGCTGCTATTGCAGCTTGAGGTCGAAGGACTTGAAGCAGGTGGGACGTTACTGTATCCTCAGGTGGTCGAAACACTGACTGCTCTAAAAGAGCGTGGAGTACGATTGTTTGTGGCTAGTAATGGGCTGGAGGAATACATTCACAGTATAGTTGTGGTGCATGAGCTTAAAGAGTTATTTGAAGGATTGTATAGTGCGGGTGGTCAAGGCACTGCTACGAAGACAGAATTGCTACGCATTTTGCTGGACAATCATGGAATCAAGAGTGCCTGGATGGTAGGCGATCGCTCGTCCGATGTGGAGGCAGGTAAGGGAAATGCTCAAACCGTCATCGGCTGTGCGTATGCAGGTTTTGGCCGTCAGGATGAGCTGAAGGGCTCCGATGTAATTATCACTTCCTTTGATGAGTTGATAGACTTTTACGACAACGCATTGGTTAGCGAATAG
- a CDS encoding YheC/YheD family endospore coat-associated protein has product MPEPVLGILTLYINEAKQLEEKAVYRRMIIEGSRIGLDVFVFTPMDVHPSKEQIHALVYDPKSGKWSRKWRSFPNMIYDRCRIQRSARFEQLLRFRERYKHLLFLNRPLRNKWTIHQTFSQKSRFRQHMPETLLYQSSADLHRMLKQNPVLYVKPANGTGGRGILRIERVKNSKGVFDIQGRRQDRRIIPPRKVSSTRLDSIVRQWCIGGRFLVQQGIPLRLPGGRFHDYRMLVQKNGQGVWELTGMAARVGAARSVTSNLHGGGHAVRAETLLKEWLGSQDKTDKVMKTAERLGLDAAAFLEDSFGALCELALDLAIDREGKIYVLEVNPKPAREVFARSGDGNTYRKALVRPLEYALWLYNNKGAPASAKTTEE; this is encoded by the coding sequence GTGCCAGAGCCCGTCTTAGGCATTCTCACTTTGTATATCAATGAAGCCAAGCAGCTTGAAGAAAAGGCCGTGTACCGGAGAATGATCATTGAGGGTAGTCGAATCGGTTTGGATGTTTTTGTGTTTACCCCCATGGATGTCCATCCCAGCAAAGAGCAAATCCATGCCCTTGTCTATGATCCCAAGAGCGGAAAATGGTCTCGCAAATGGCGTTCCTTCCCGAACATGATTTATGATCGTTGCCGTATCCAGCGCAGCGCTCGCTTTGAACAATTGCTTCGTTTCCGTGAACGCTATAAACATCTGCTGTTTCTGAATCGTCCACTGCGCAACAAATGGACCATTCATCAAACGTTCTCACAAAAAAGCAGGTTCCGGCAGCATATGCCAGAAACTTTGCTATATCAATCCTCTGCCGATCTACACCGGATGTTAAAACAGAATCCCGTGCTCTATGTCAAGCCAGCAAACGGTACAGGTGGACGCGGTATCCTTAGAATTGAGCGGGTAAAGAACAGTAAAGGGGTCTTTGATATTCAAGGCCGTCGCCAAGATCGCCGGATTATTCCACCCCGAAAGGTCTCTTCCACAAGATTGGATTCCATTGTTCGACAATGGTGTATCGGTGGACGATTCCTCGTCCAGCAGGGTATCCCGCTGCGTCTGCCTGGCGGACGTTTCCATGATTATCGTATGCTCGTTCAAAAGAATGGGCAAGGGGTCTGGGAACTGACTGGTATGGCCGCTAGGGTCGGTGCAGCCCGAAGCGTAACCTCCAATCTTCACGGGGGTGGGCATGCCGTTCGAGCTGAAACGCTGCTAAAGGAATGGCTGGGTAGTCAGGATAAAACCGATAAGGTTATGAAAACCGCAGAGCGATTAGGACTTGATGCCGCAGCCTTCCTGGAAGACAGCTTTGGAGCCTTATGTGAGCTTGCACTAGATCTCGCCATTGATCGAGAAGGAAAAATCTATGTGCTGGAGGTTAATCCAAAACCTGCCCGTGAAGTGTTCGCACGTTCAGGGGACGGCAACACGTATCGTAAAGCACTGGTGCGTCCTTTGGAATATGCGTTATGGCTGTATAATAATAAAGGTGCTCCAGCCTCAGCTAAGACTACTGAGGAATAA
- a CDS encoding AbrB/MazE/SpoVT family DNA-binding domain-containing protein, whose amino-acid sequence MMKATGIVRKVDELGRIVIPIELRRTMGIDIKDPLEIFVDGEKIILRKYEPTCIFSGSAENLINFKGKMVSKDVLDELISSFDRV is encoded by the coding sequence ATGATGAAAGCAACAGGCATAGTAAGAAAAGTAGATGAATTGGGACGTATCGTAATTCCTATTGAACTACGTAGAACGATGGGAATTGACATAAAAGACCCACTCGAAATTTTTGTAGATGGAGAAAAGATTATTCTTAGAAAATACGAGCCAACTTGTATCTTCTCCGGAAGCGCAGAGAACCTCATTAATTTCAAAGGTAAAATGGTAAGCAAAGATGTTCTCGATGAGCTGATTTCCAGCTTTGACAGAGTATAA
- a CDS encoding PadR family transcriptional regulator — MNIQDVILGILSEKPHSGYEIKRHFEEYFSFFFDASYGTIYPTLSKMEKLDLITKESIRQEGKPDKNVFTITRAGLDQFHAYLQAPAEKEVLRSDFFMHLYFGDKTDKENIDNLLRQALIEKQAMYDDLDQKLKQLDCKLSPYQKLCMELGLVQYEAFIQKIQSVLESE, encoded by the coding sequence ATGAATATACAAGATGTCATTCTAGGGATATTAAGTGAAAAACCTCATTCGGGTTATGAGATAAAACGGCATTTCGAGGAATACTTTTCTTTTTTCTTTGATGCCAGCTACGGCACCATCTACCCAACCCTGAGCAAGATGGAGAAGCTGGACCTAATCACCAAAGAATCCATACGGCAGGAAGGCAAACCTGACAAAAATGTATTTACCATTACCCGTGCCGGCTTAGATCAGTTCCATGCTTACTTGCAAGCACCGGCTGAAAAGGAAGTTCTGCGTTCAGACTTTTTTATGCATCTGTATTTCGGAGATAAGACCGATAAAGAGAATATAGATAATCTACTTCGACAAGCATTGATAGAAAAGCAGGCCATGTACGATGATCTTGATCAGAAATTAAAGCAGCTAGATTGCAAACTGTCCCCTTACCAAAAGCTGTGTATGGAATTGGGCCTTGTGCAATATGAAGCCTTTATCCAAAAAATTCAAAGTGTGCTGGAGTCTGAATAA
- a CDS encoding YhgE/Pip domain-containing protein codes for MSRPIIMHFLKQPATIVGIITALLFQVFFSLIWITGYDHITDRVDRLPIAIVNEDGANAQPVVDGITQSLQFVTRQDLPLKAAKEALEHREIRMIINIPQGFTGAISNPSGKTELRYLVNESNPQMVSNVMQTVALKVTAAMNTQSSNTALNKTLEAMKLPQAQAEIIKSAASSRISANVEVINPTTNFAQTMVPLMIVTASFTGAMLLAMNLQKASSNLSDQFGKWDRFAARFAIMGATAVLTSLVGTIMVNSLGIHSNHGFLLMWLFEFTVILSCMILAQFSLLLLGDAGAWLNIALLSIQMLASGATIPRDVLSPFYSWIGPFSPAYYAVNGMLDLVIGGNGVWKDMFYLLCIGAAIAGLSIILTFIRKETLLSQEQEPVPANA; via the coding sequence ATGTCACGTCCAATAATCATGCACTTCCTCAAGCAGCCTGCTACCATCGTCGGGATTATAACTGCACTGTTGTTCCAAGTCTTTTTCAGCTTAATCTGGATTACAGGGTATGACCATATAACTGATCGGGTAGATCGGTTGCCAATTGCTATTGTGAATGAGGATGGTGCGAATGCTCAGCCTGTAGTCGATGGCATTACCCAGTCCCTTCAGTTCGTAACCAGACAGGACCTTCCACTAAAAGCTGCCAAGGAAGCCCTTGAGCATAGAGAAATCCGCATGATTATCAATATTCCACAAGGGTTCACCGGAGCCATTAGTAATCCATCCGGAAAGACCGAACTCCGTTACCTCGTAAATGAATCTAACCCGCAGATGGTTAGCAATGTTATGCAGACTGTAGCGCTTAAAGTCACGGCTGCCATGAACACTCAAAGCAGTAATACAGCACTAAACAAAACCCTCGAAGCTATGAAGCTGCCGCAAGCACAAGCAGAGATCATCAAAAGTGCGGCAAGCAGCCGAATCTCTGCAAACGTTGAAGTCATCAATCCCACAACTAATTTTGCACAAACTATGGTTCCGTTAATGATTGTTACTGCCTCCTTTACCGGAGCTATGCTACTCGCCATGAATCTACAAAAAGCTTCTTCCAACTTATCGGATCAATTTGGTAAATGGGATCGCTTTGCAGCCCGGTTCGCCATTATGGGTGCAACGGCTGTACTAACATCTCTAGTGGGGACTATCATGGTTAACTCACTCGGAATCCACTCCAACCATGGGTTTCTCCTCATGTGGCTGTTCGAATTCACTGTGATTCTCTCCTGCATGATTCTTGCACAGTTCAGTCTGCTGTTACTCGGCGACGCTGGCGCCTGGCTAAATATCGCGCTTCTTTCCATACAAATGTTGGCTTCCGGAGCAACGATTCCTCGCGATGTGCTTTCTCCTTTTTATAGCTGGATCGGTCCCTTTTCACCTGCTTACTACGCGGTAAATGGCATGCTCGACCTAGTTATCGGAGGCAATGGTGTATGGAAAGATATGTTCTATCTACTCTGCATTGGTGCAGCAATAGCTGGATTAAGCATTATCCTAACCTTCATTCGCAAGGAAACTCTGTTATCACAAGAACAAGAGCCCGTACCAGCAAATGCGTAA
- a CDS encoding CapA family protein, giving the protein MLSLILPSTIAVSAASPSSEPIKLAFAGDILLDGFVGDQIAKYGVNFPFAKVAPTLQKADIAFANLETPVSIRGKAAEKTFVFRSKPAVLSGLSYAGIDGVSLANNHILDFGKDAMLDTLVHLDRNKIGHTGAGKDVDEAFKPYTKTVKGKKIAILGVSRVLSGPSWYAGDNKPGAASAYTSQPMLTAIQKMSKENDYTIVYIHWNEEFKDYPEKYARTLAKQMIDSGADIILGAHSHCLMGIEYYKNKPIYYSLGNFVFNRSTRGGEKTLHSMLVNFEINEGKVTSKITPVKIIGGQPNFMDDSYNRKTIKLMNNLSYNAVIDANGRVTEK; this is encoded by the coding sequence TTGTTATCACTGATCCTCCCTTCGACAATTGCAGTTAGTGCAGCTTCGCCATCGTCAGAACCTATCAAGCTTGCTTTTGCTGGTGATATTCTCTTGGACGGTTTTGTAGGCGATCAGATCGCTAAATACGGAGTGAACTTTCCGTTTGCGAAAGTTGCACCTACCTTGCAAAAGGCTGATATTGCCTTCGCGAATCTGGAAACCCCAGTCTCTATTCGAGGAAAGGCAGCAGAGAAGACCTTTGTCTTTAGATCTAAACCGGCAGTGCTTAGCGGCTTATCCTATGCTGGGATTGATGGCGTATCTTTGGCTAATAATCATATTTTAGATTTCGGAAAAGACGCCATGCTCGACACGCTGGTGCATCTGGATCGAAACAAGATCGGCCATACAGGAGCAGGCAAAGATGTGGACGAAGCGTTCAAACCGTATACAAAGACGGTAAAGGGGAAGAAGATCGCTATTTTAGGTGTAAGCCGAGTGCTTTCAGGTCCTTCTTGGTATGCCGGTGACAATAAGCCTGGAGCAGCCTCAGCGTACACCTCGCAGCCTATGCTTACGGCTATTCAGAAGATGTCTAAGGAGAATGATTACACGATTGTGTATATTCACTGGAATGAAGAGTTTAAGGATTACCCTGAAAAGTATGCCCGAACACTAGCCAAACAGATGATTGATAGCGGTGCGGATATCATACTCGGCGCACACAGCCATTGCTTGATGGGTATCGAATACTATAAAAACAAACCCATTTATTATTCACTTGGGAATTTTGTATTTAATCGCTCTACACGTGGTGGAGAGAAGACACTTCACTCGATGCTGGTAAACTTTGAGATTAATGAGGGTAAGGTCACAAGTAAGATTACCCCAGTCAAAATTATTGGTGGACAGCCTAACTTTATGGACGATTCTTACAATAGGAAGACGATTAAATTAATGAATAACCTCTCTTATAATGCAGTGATCGATGCGAATGGTAGGGTTACGGAGAAGTAA
- a CDS encoding aldo/keto reductase family protein: MKYRRLGGTGLKVSEISLGSWLTYGGYVERDNAVKAIETAYDLGVNFFDTANVYEKGAAEKVLGETLRNYPRESYVLATKVFGEMGTGPNDRGLSRKHITEQCHASLKRLGVEYVDIMYCHRFDTETPIEETLRALDDLVRQGKVYYVGVSEWTAAQMTDALAVADRYLLDHIVVNQPIYNMFERYIEKEIIPLGERRGIGQVVFSPLAQGLLTGKYNADIPEDSRAAKLDRLKKAITEEKIEKVRQLSGVAAELNISVGNLALAWILRQPNVASALVGASRPEQVEENAKASGIELSEDILKKIEEILN; this comes from the coding sequence ATGAAATATCGTAGACTAGGTGGCACAGGCCTAAAAGTTAGCGAGATTAGTTTGGGAAGCTGGCTGACATATGGAGGATACGTAGAAAGAGATAATGCTGTCAAAGCCATTGAAACCGCTTACGACCTAGGCGTGAATTTTTTTGATACGGCTAATGTTTACGAAAAGGGTGCTGCTGAGAAAGTGCTAGGCGAGACCTTGCGGAACTATCCGAGAGAATCCTATGTACTCGCCACTAAAGTATTTGGAGAAATGGGGACGGGGCCAAACGATCGTGGTTTATCCCGTAAACATATTACTGAGCAGTGTCACGCAAGTTTAAAGCGTCTCGGCGTAGAATACGTGGATATAATGTATTGCCACCGGTTTGATACTGAAACTCCAATTGAAGAGACCTTACGTGCGCTGGATGATCTGGTTCGTCAAGGCAAGGTATATTATGTCGGTGTAAGTGAGTGGACAGCGGCGCAAATGACGGATGCGTTAGCTGTAGCAGACCGCTATTTGCTGGATCATATCGTGGTTAACCAACCGATTTATAATATGTTCGAACGTTATATTGAAAAAGAAATCATTCCCCTCGGCGAGCGCCGCGGCATTGGACAGGTCGTATTTTCTCCATTGGCTCAAGGGCTGCTAACAGGAAAGTATAACGCGGATATCCCTGAAGATAGCCGTGCGGCTAAGCTGGATCGGTTGAAGAAGGCGATTACGGAAGAGAAGATTGAAAAGGTTCGCCAACTAAGCGGGGTAGCTGCGGAGCTGAATATTTCTGTGGGAAATCTGGCTTTGGCTTGGATTTTGCGTCAGCCTAATGTAGCAAGTGCGCTAGTGGGTGCAAGTCGCCCGGAGCAGGTCGAAGAGAATGCTAAGGCTTCGGGAATAGAGCTTTCTGAAGATATTCTGAAGAAAATTGAAGAGATTCTTAACTAG